The following are encoded together in the Hemicordylus capensis ecotype Gifberg chromosome 4, rHemCap1.1.pri, whole genome shotgun sequence genome:
- the LOC128323145 gene encoding leptin receptor-like — translation MAFRDEAGNQPAKERERERSSVWEPETFEHLFLKHPEALSFGPLLLEPEIVLEDVSIDKAVKKEDTQDLLAVGSLFATVQDFEHDSACSSGHFNSDSLSESVHDVKTSEGTTGQSNVKYATIISTSVSSRLYEPPKVLSSSFDRLLLDHDSLVPTSFSSGSWVVGNRTFLILPDCHPCPSRKALSLSVVSSEGFSEPSDQDKSFPEEDSPEKSMFYLGMNSIKKSESSLFLTENSKVVCHFHTNALFRGMKFPQDKPSDLNLFNNTCENPVQSFIPYMPQFQTLTIKLHETASSKA, via the exons ATGGCTTTCAGAGATGAGGCTGGCAATCAACCAGCA aaagagagagagagagagagatcttctgtCTGGGAA CCTGAAACCTTTGAGCATCTCTTTCTCAAGCATCCTGAAGCACTGTCATTTGGTCCTCTACTTCTGGAGCCAGAAATAGTGTTGGAAGATGTCAGTATTGATAAAGCAGTGAAAAAAGAAGACACACAAGACTTACTCGCTGTTGGGTCACTGTTTGCAACCGTTCAAGACTTTGAGCATGACTCAGCTTGCTCTAGTGGTCATTTCAATAGTGATAGTCTCTCTGAGAGTGTCCATGATGTCAAAACCAGTGAAGGAACTACAGGACAATCTAATGTAAAATATGCAACTATTATAAGCACTTCTGTATCAAGTAGGCTTTATGAGCCACCAAAGGTTTTAAGCAGTTCTTTTGATAGACTTTTGTTAGACCATGATTCTTTAGTTCCAACTTCTTTCTCTAGCGGTTCTTGGGTAGTGGGAAATCGAACTTTTCTGATATTACCAGATTGCCATCCATGCCCATCCCGAAAAGCTTTGTCCCTCTCTGTTGTTTCATCTGAGGGCTTCTCAGAACCTTCAGACCAGGATAAAAGTTTCCCTGAGGAAGATAGTCCAGAGAAGAGCATGTTCTACTTAGGGATGAACTCAATCAAAAAAAGTGAAAGTAGTCTTTTTTTAACAGAAAATTCAAAAGTAGTGTGTCACTTTCACACCAATGCTCTATTCAGAGGCATGAAGTTTCCACAAGATAAGCCCTCCGATCTAAATCTCTTTAACAACACATGTGAAAACCCTGTTCAGTCCTTCATACCGTACATGCCACAGTTTCAGACCCTGACAATTAAACTTCACGAGACAGCCAGCAGCAAAGCCTAA